From one Bordetella genomosp. 9 genomic stretch:
- a CDS encoding Bug family tripartite tricarboxylate transporter substrate binding protein: MNHALRDARRHPPRDARRLALRAIAAVATLATWATLAAAPLVASAAAAADAWPSQPIRLVVPFSAGGAVDAYARIVAPALSRELGQSVVVDNRPGASGIIGTEAVARAPADGYTLLVGNIATFAINPVIYKNNPFDPLKQLAPITKTVVVNYVLVVNPDKVPARTAADLITYAKAHPGSLSYGSSGTGSMQQMAAALFEARTQTRMLHVPYKGTGAVLGDLVAGHVDMIFADQGTMMQQVKAGKLAVLGVGGLKRVPEYPDIPTIAEAANLPGFEVVAWQGLAGPAKLPADIVDRVNRAINKVQAEKDVHAKLMEAGLVPDAGTPEDFRRYIAAELQKWGKVAGDLGIKAD; the protein is encoded by the coding sequence ATGAACCATGCATTGCGCGACGCCCGGCGTCATCCCCCACGCGACGCGAGAAGGCTCGCGTTGCGCGCCATCGCCGCAGTCGCCACGCTCGCCACGTGGGCCACGCTGGCGGCCGCGCCCCTTGTCGCGTCCGCCGCAGCCGCCGCGGACGCCTGGCCCAGCCAGCCGATCCGCCTGGTCGTGCCCTTTTCGGCCGGCGGCGCCGTGGACGCCTACGCGCGCATCGTCGCGCCGGCCCTGTCCAGGGAGCTCGGCCAGAGCGTCGTGGTGGACAACCGCCCCGGCGCCAGCGGCATCATCGGCACGGAAGCCGTGGCGCGGGCGCCCGCCGATGGGTACACCCTGCTGGTGGGCAATATCGCGACCTTCGCCATCAACCCGGTGATCTACAAGAACAACCCCTTCGATCCGCTCAAGCAGCTCGCGCCGATCACCAAGACCGTCGTGGTGAACTACGTGCTGGTGGTCAATCCCGACAAGGTTCCCGCGCGCACCGCCGCGGATCTGATCACGTATGCCAAGGCGCATCCGGGAAGCTTGAGCTACGGCTCCTCGGGCACCGGCAGCATGCAGCAGATGGCGGCCGCGCTGTTCGAGGCGCGCACGCAGACCAGGATGCTGCACGTCCCCTACAAGGGCACCGGCGCCGTGCTGGGCGACCTGGTCGCCGGCCACGTCGACATGATCTTCGCCGACCAGGGCACGATGATGCAGCAGGTCAAGGCGGGCAAGCTGGCGGTACTGGGCGTCGGCGGCCTCAAGCGCGTGCCCGAGTATCCCGATATTCCCACCATCGCCGAAGCCGCCAACCTGCCCGGCTTCGAGGTCGTGGCCTGGCAGGGCCTGGCCGGTCCGGCGAAATTGCCCGCCGACATCGTCGATCGCGTGAACCGCGCCATCAACAAGGTGCAGGCCGAGAAGGACGTCCACGCCAAGCTGATGGAAGCCGGCCTGGTGCCGGATGCCGGCACGCCCGAGGACTTCCGTCGCTACATCGCCGCCGAATTGCAGAAGTGGGGCAAGGTGGCCGGCGATCTGGGCATCAAGGCGGACTGA
- a CDS encoding mandelate racemase/muconate lactonizing enzyme family protein → MTIASIECHVYRAPIATPVRAAVGSFSNRPAVFLRVAAADGAWGWGEVFCNFPPVGAEHRARLARDMVAPMLIGMPSDDPTGVWRGLCDRLRRVAIQAGEPGPFAQIAGAVDQALWDMRARRAGQPLWRTLAAVAGTADTADGRVLPYASGIGPDNVADTAMAKQAEGYAAFKFKVGFEAARDLANFREIRDALGPAARIMVDANQAWDPDVATERVAALEAFAPYWVEEPMAADESLADWRRLARGTPLALAAGENLRGQAEFEAAIDNGHLRFVQPDVGKWGGISGCMAVARYARIAGLTFCPHWLGGGIGLAASMHLRAALGPDGMVEVDSNPNPLREAVWTLSQATNKDGWITLPDAPGIGIEPDLAALERYRVAF, encoded by the coding sequence ATGACGATAGCAAGCATCGAATGCCATGTGTACCGCGCGCCCATCGCGACCCCGGTGCGCGCCGCCGTCGGCAGTTTCAGCAACCGGCCCGCGGTGTTCCTGCGCGTCGCCGCCGCCGACGGCGCCTGGGGCTGGGGCGAAGTCTTCTGCAATTTCCCGCCGGTGGGGGCGGAACACCGCGCGCGGCTGGCGCGAGACATGGTCGCGCCCATGCTCATCGGCATGCCCAGCGACGATCCCACCGGGGTGTGGCGCGGCCTGTGCGACCGGCTGCGCCGCGTCGCGATCCAGGCTGGCGAACCGGGCCCCTTCGCGCAGATCGCCGGCGCCGTCGACCAGGCCTTGTGGGACATGCGGGCGCGCCGCGCCGGCCAGCCGCTGTGGCGCACGCTGGCCGCCGTCGCCGGCACCGCGGATACGGCCGACGGGCGCGTGCTGCCCTACGCCAGCGGCATCGGCCCGGACAACGTCGCCGACACCGCGATGGCCAAGCAGGCCGAAGGCTATGCGGCGTTCAAGTTCAAGGTCGGGTTCGAAGCGGCTCGCGATCTTGCCAACTTCCGTGAGATCCGCGACGCGCTGGGACCCGCCGCGCGCATCATGGTCGACGCCAACCAGGCCTGGGATCCGGACGTGGCCACCGAACGCGTGGCGGCCTTGGAAGCCTTCGCCCCGTACTGGGTGGAAGAACCCATGGCGGCCGACGAGTCGCTCGCCGACTGGCGCCGCCTGGCGCGCGGCACGCCGCTGGCGCTCGCCGCCGGCGAAAACCTGCGCGGCCAGGCCGAGTTCGAGGCCGCCATCGACAACGGCCACCTGCGCTTCGTCCAGCCCGACGTCGGCAAGTGGGGCGGCATCTCGGGCTGCATGGCCGTGGCGCGCTACGCGCGGATCGCGGGCCTGACCTTCTGTCCGCATTGGCTGGGCGGCGGCATAGGCCTGGCGGCATCGATGCACCTGCGCGCGGCCTTGGGACCGGACGGCATGGTGGAAGTGGACTCGAATCCCAACCCGCTGCGCGAAGCCGTGTGGACCCTGTCGCAGGCCACGAACAAGGACGGCTGGATCACCCTGCCGGATGCGCCCGGAATCGGCATCGAACCGGACCTCGCCGCCCTTGAGCGGTATCGCGTCGCGTTCTGA
- a CDS encoding cysteine dioxygenase family protein, which translates to MDMGIDRLRGFIAAATRRADTRGAAGMPGPELRAAFRELVSHDDWLPADCAVPHAEHYQQYLLHCDPLERFCIVSFVWGPGQATPVHDHTVWGYVGMLRGEEVSQRFELAPDGTAYRPAGEPVRLTPGTVEALSPAEGDIHQVRNAHADRVSVSVHMYGANIGAVRRSVFDPASGTAKPFVSGYSAAHVPNIWDRSAQVRAGIGTGR; encoded by the coding sequence ATGGACATGGGCATCGACAGATTGCGTGGCTTCATCGCGGCCGCGACGCGGCGCGCGGACACGCGCGGTGCCGCCGGAATGCCCGGGCCCGAGCTGCGCGCGGCGTTCCGCGAACTTGTGAGCCATGACGACTGGCTGCCCGCCGATTGCGCCGTGCCGCATGCCGAACACTATCAGCAGTATCTGCTGCACTGCGATCCGCTCGAGCGCTTCTGTATCGTCAGCTTCGTGTGGGGACCCGGCCAGGCCACGCCGGTGCACGACCACACGGTGTGGGGTTATGTCGGCATGCTGCGTGGCGAGGAGGTCAGCCAGCGGTTCGAACTGGCGCCGGACGGCACGGCATACCGGCCCGCCGGAGAACCCGTGCGCCTGACGCCCGGCACGGTGGAAGCCCTGTCGCCCGCCGAAGGCGATATCCATCAGGTTCGCAATGCGCATGCCGATCGGGTGTCGGTCAGCGTGCACATGTACGGCGCCAACATCGGCGCGGTGCGCCGCAGCGTGTTCGATCCGGCGTCCGGAACTGCGAAGCCCTTCGTATCCGGTTATTCGGCCGCGCACGTGCCGAACATCTGGGACAGGTCCGCGCAGGTCAGGGCGGGCATCGGCACGGGCCGCTAG
- a CDS encoding LysR substrate-binding domain-containing protein, with protein MDLRQLNYFVAVADAGSFTRAAIALNLVQSTLSHQIALLETDLGQRLLVRNGRGVTPTEAGAALLSHARAMLASARKARDELRDLHGNPSGRLAVGLPSQVALSMASPMVARMRQRLPRALVAISEGLSLHLRELLIEGRLDVALLYDPPPSAQLAYRTLTRESFLLVGPASAPALPKRVSLAALAGYPMVLPGRSNAMRSQVDAALARRGIELNIVAEAGVVLTLLELVSDGLGYTAAPASMLLHGGKRLRLQTAQIGPPAIRNRLVLATPKARAETRLLREFLAIVQELYPAESAREGGATAATMRRLAPSGQQRPRG; from the coding sequence ATGGATCTTCGGCAGTTGAATTATTTCGTCGCCGTGGCCGACGCCGGCAGCTTCACGCGCGCCGCCATCGCGCTCAACCTGGTCCAGTCCACGCTGAGCCACCAGATCGCCTTGCTGGAAACCGACCTTGGCCAGCGCCTGCTGGTCCGCAACGGCAGGGGCGTCACCCCGACCGAAGCCGGCGCGGCGTTGCTGTCGCACGCACGGGCCATGCTGGCATCCGCCCGCAAGGCGCGTGACGAACTGCGCGACCTGCACGGCAATCCGTCTGGACGGCTCGCGGTGGGACTGCCTTCGCAGGTGGCGCTGTCGATGGCCTCGCCCATGGTGGCCAGGATGCGGCAGCGCCTGCCGCGCGCCCTGGTCGCGATCTCGGAGGGGCTGAGCCTGCATCTGCGGGAACTGCTGATCGAAGGGCGGCTGGACGTCGCGCTGCTGTACGACCCGCCGCCATCGGCGCAACTGGCCTACCGCACCTTGACGCGCGAAAGCTTCCTGCTGGTCGGGCCGGCCAGCGCGCCGGCCTTGCCCAAGCGGGTGTCGCTGGCCGCGCTGGCGGGATATCCCATGGTGTTGCCAGGCCGTTCCAACGCCATGCGCTCGCAGGTCGACGCGGCGTTGGCGCGGCGCGGCATCGAACTGAACATCGTCGCCGAAGCCGGGGTCGTCCTGACGCTGCTCGAACTGGTCAGCGACGGCCTGGGCTACACCGCCGCGCCCGCCAGCATGCTGCTGCACGGCGGCAAGCGCCTGCGCCTGCAGACCGCGCAGATCGGTCCGCCCGCCATCCGCAATCGCCTGGTGCTGGCGACGCCCAAGGCCCGCGCGGAAACGCGTCTGCTGCGTGAATTCCTGGCAATCGTGCAGGAGCTGTATCCGGCTGAAAGCGCGCGCGAAGGCGGCGCCACGGCTGCTACGATGCGCAGGCTGGCCCCCAGCGGCCAGCAGCGGCCGCGCGGCTGA
- a CDS encoding Bug family tripartite tricarboxylate transporter substrate binding protein: MRLPMRPILAALTALCAVSAAHAADAGNYPNKPITIVVPYTPGGGVDTVTRILAPLLSQRLGQPVLIENRAGVSGMVGSQMVARAKPDGYTLLAGNTTTNVSNLFVYKQLPYDPRKDFTPIVMVDRGPCVLVVPPDSKFNSVQDIIKELKSQPPDTLNYGTSGNGSFHHMSAALFMSMTHTQMRQIAYKGSPNVMTDLMGKRLDMAFEVIPVAEPLIKAGRLKALAVTSKTEMAALPGVRPVADLGLPGFEMVAWKGIFAPAGTPPAIADRLGRELSAVVRMPEVGKRLEALGVIADGRRNEEFGKVVQADIAYWGPILHDAGVVPE, encoded by the coding sequence ATGCGCCTGCCCATGCGCCCGATACTCGCCGCGCTGACGGCCCTGTGCGCGGTTTCCGCCGCCCACGCCGCCGACGCCGGCAACTACCCGAACAAACCCATCACCATCGTTGTGCCTTACACGCCCGGCGGCGGCGTGGACACCGTGACACGCATCCTCGCGCCCCTGCTGTCCCAGCGTCTGGGGCAACCCGTACTGATCGAAAACCGCGCCGGCGTGTCCGGCATGGTCGGCTCGCAGATGGTGGCGCGCGCCAAGCCTGACGGCTATACGCTGCTGGCGGGCAACACCACCACCAACGTGTCCAACCTGTTCGTCTACAAGCAGCTGCCCTACGACCCGCGCAAGGACTTCACGCCCATCGTCATGGTCGATCGCGGTCCTTGCGTGCTGGTGGTGCCGCCCGACAGCAAGTTCAATTCGGTGCAGGACATCATCAAGGAACTGAAGTCGCAGCCGCCCGATACGCTGAACTACGGCACCAGCGGCAACGGCAGCTTCCACCACATGTCGGCCGCCCTGTTCATGAGCATGACGCATACGCAGATGCGGCAGATCGCCTACAAAGGCAGCCCCAACGTCATGACGGACCTGATGGGCAAGCGCCTGGACATGGCGTTCGAAGTGATCCCGGTGGCCGAACCGCTGATCAAGGCGGGCCGGCTGAAGGCGCTGGCCGTCACCAGCAAGACCGAAATGGCCGCCCTGCCGGGCGTGCGTCCGGTCGCCGACCTCGGCCTGCCCGGTTTCGAGATGGTGGCCTGGAAAGGCATCTTCGCGCCGGCCGGCACGCCGCCGGCCATCGCCGACCGGCTGGGACGCGAGCTGTCCGCCGTCGTGCGCATGCCCGAGGTCGGCAAGCGGCTGGAAGCCCTGGGCGTGATCGCCGACGGCCGCCGCAACGAAGAGTTCGGCAAGGTCGTGCAGGCCGATATCGCCTACTGGGGGCCAATATTGCACGACGCCGGGGTGGTACCCGAATAA
- a CDS encoding mandelate racemase/muconate lactonizing enzyme family protein, whose protein sequence is MKITHLDLKVVSIPLPTPIPSARIVIKTADCVLVTLHTDEGATGEGMVFTLNGHRLSVLHETLRSLEPLVIGLDPAMSAAFWQRAWADIAFLGHRGATVVGMSGIDMALWDLRGKQAGLNVSRLIGACRDTLPIYRSGSLRLSSTIDQLQAEAAGFVKDGYRAMKMSLGKPAIQEDVDRVRAVRQAIGPGIRLMADCNQQFTPDRAIRLGRRLEEFELGWIEEPVPYHDHAGEAAVAAALDTPIASGESEYARFGMLDMLQRKSADILMPDLQRMGGPTEFLKVAHVAEVFNTPISPHLFTEMSLSLAAALPNAMIVEHMPWFAPLYGAPIELDADGNVKVPTAPGWGYAFDPDAVARFATGNSR, encoded by the coding sequence ATGAAAATCACCCACCTGGACCTGAAGGTGGTCAGCATTCCGCTGCCCACGCCCATCCCCAGCGCCCGCATCGTCATCAAGACGGCGGACTGCGTCCTGGTCACCCTGCATACCGATGAAGGCGCCACGGGCGAAGGCATGGTCTTCACGCTGAACGGACACCGCCTGTCCGTGCTGCACGAAACCCTGCGCAGCCTGGAGCCGCTGGTCATCGGCCTGGACCCCGCCATGAGCGCCGCCTTCTGGCAGCGAGCCTGGGCGGATATCGCCTTCCTGGGCCATCGCGGCGCCACCGTGGTCGGCATGTCGGGCATCGACATGGCGCTATGGGACCTGCGCGGCAAGCAGGCTGGCCTGAACGTCAGCCGGCTGATCGGCGCCTGCCGCGACACGCTGCCCATCTATCGCAGCGGCAGCCTGCGGCTGTCATCGACCATCGACCAGTTGCAGGCCGAAGCCGCCGGCTTCGTCAAGGACGGCTACCGCGCCATGAAGATGTCGCTGGGCAAGCCCGCCATCCAGGAAGACGTCGACCGCGTGCGCGCGGTGCGCCAGGCCATCGGCCCGGGCATACGGCTGATGGCCGACTGCAACCAGCAGTTCACGCCCGACCGCGCGATCCGCCTGGGCCGCCGCTTGGAAGAGTTCGAACTGGGCTGGATAGAGGAACCGGTGCCCTACCATGACCACGCCGGCGAGGCGGCCGTCGCGGCGGCCCTGGATACCCCAATCGCCAGCGGCGAAAGCGAATACGCGCGCTTCGGCATGCTGGACATGCTGCAACGCAAGTCCGCCGACATCCTGATGCCCGACCTGCAGCGCATGGGCGGCCCCACGGAGTTCCTGAAGGTCGCGCACGTGGCGGAGGTCTTCAACACGCCGATCTCCCCGCACCTGTTCACCGAAATGAGCCTGTCGCTGGCCGCCGCGTTGCCCAACGCCATGATCGTCGAACACATGCCGTGGTTCGCGCCACTGTATGGCGCGCCTATCGAGCTGGATGCCGACGGCAATGTCAAGGTGCCCACCGCGCCGGGCTGGGGCTACGCCTTCGATCCGGACGCGGTTGCGCGCTTCGCCACCGGGAACTCGCGGTAA